In Streptococcus sp. SN-1, a single genomic region encodes these proteins:
- the sufB gene encoding Fe-S cluster assembly protein SufB produces the protein MAEERVEPKPIDLGEYKFGFHDDVEPVLSTGKGLNEDVIRELSAAKGEPEWMLEFRLKSYETFKKMPMQTWGADLSEIDFDDLIYYQKPSDKPARSWDEVPEKIKETFERIGIPEAERAYLAGASVQYESEVVYHNMKEEFQKLGIIFTDTDSALKEYPDLFKQYFAKLVPPTDNKLAALNSAVWSGGTFIYVPKGVKVDIPLQTYFRINNENTGQFERTLIIVDEGASVHYVEGCTAPTYSSNSLHAAIVEIFALDGAYMRYTTIQNWSDNVYNLVTKRAKAQKDATVEWIDGNLGAKTTMKYPSVYLDGEGARGTMLSIAFANAGQHQDTGAKMIHNAPHTSSSIVSKSIAKGGGKVDYRGQVTFNKNSKKSVSHIECDTIIMDDLSASDTIPFNEIHNSQVALEHEAKVSKISEEQLYYLMSRGLSESEATEMIVMGFVEPFTKELPMEYAVELNRLISYEMEGSVG, from the coding sequence ATGGCTGAAGAAAGAGTAGAACCAAAACCAATTGACCTTGGTGAATATAAATTTGGTTTCCATGATGATGTAGAGCCTGTCCTATCGACAGGAAAAGGATTGAACGAAGATGTCATTCGTGAACTATCAGCTGCTAAGGGAGAACCTGAGTGGATGTTAGAATTCCGTTTGAAGTCTTATGAAACCTTCAAAAAAATGCCTATGCAAACTTGGGGAGCAGACTTGTCAGAGATTGATTTTGATGACCTGATCTACTACCAAAAACCATCTGATAAACCAGCCCGTTCTTGGGATGAGGTTCCTGAAAAAATTAAAGAAACCTTTGAACGTATCGGGATTCCGGAAGCTGAGCGTGCTTATTTAGCAGGTGCCTCTGTCCAGTACGAGTCAGAAGTGGTTTACCACAACATGAAGGAAGAGTTCCAGAAATTGGGGATTATCTTTACAGATACAGATTCTGCCCTCAAGGAATACCCAGACTTGTTTAAACAATACTTTGCTAAGTTGGTACCGCCAACAGATAACAAATTGGCTGCCCTCAACTCAGCAGTATGGTCTGGTGGAACCTTTATCTACGTACCAAAAGGGGTCAAAGTGGATATTCCACTTCAAACTTACTTCCGTATCAACAACGAAAATACTGGTCAGTTTGAACGTACCTTGATTATCGTTGATGAGGGAGCAAGTGTCCATTATGTAGAAGGCTGTACAGCACCAACTTATTCAAGCAACAGTTTGCATGCTGCCATCGTAGAAATTTTTGCCTTGGATGGTGCTTATATGCGTTATACAACCATCCAAAACTGGTCTGATAACGTCTATAACTTGGTAACAAAGCGTGCTAAGGCTCAAAAGGATGCCACTGTTGAGTGGATTGATGGAAACTTGGGTGCCAAAACAACCATGAAATACCCATCTGTTTACCTAGATGGAGAAGGGGCGCGTGGTACCATGCTTTCTATTGCCTTTGCTAATGCAGGGCAACACCAAGATACTGGTGCTAAGATGATCCACAATGCTCCACATACTAGCTCGTCTATTGTGTCTAAATCTATCGCTAAAGGCGGAGGGAAGGTTGACTACCGTGGACAAGTAACCTTTAACAAAAACTCTAAGAAATCTGTTTCTCATATTGAGTGTGATACTATTATCATGGATGACTTATCAGCATCAGATACTATTCCATTTAATGAAATTCACAACTCGCAAGTTGCTTTGGAACACGAAGCCAAGGTTTCTAAGATTTCAGAGGAACAACTCTATTACCTCATGAGCCGTGGATTGTCAGAATCTGAAGCAACTGAGATGATTGTCATGGGATTTGTAGAGCCCTTTACAAAAGAACTTCCAATGGAGTATGCTGTTGAGCTGAACCGCTTGATTAGCTATGAAATGGAAGGGTCAGTTGGATAA
- the sufD gene encoding Fe-S cluster assembly protein SufD produces MTKENIKLFSEMHAEPSWLADLRQKAFDKIETLELPVIERVKFHRWNLGDGTITESEPSANVPDFTALDNHLKLVQVGTQTVFEQTPVELAEQGVVFTDFHTALEEIPELIEEFFMSSVKYDDDKLAAYHTAYFNSGAVLYIPDNVEIKEPIEGIFYQDSDSDVPFNKHIMIIAGKNSKISYLERLESRGEGSAKATANITVEVIARSGAQVKFAAIDRLGENVTAYISRRGKLGNDASIDWAIGVMNEGNVVADFDSDLIGNGSHADLKVVALSSGRQVQGIDTRVTNYGCNSIGNILQHGVILEKATLTFNGIGHIIKGAKGADAQQESRVLMLSDQARSDANPILLIDENDVTAGHAASIGQVDPEDMYYLMSRGLDKATAERLVVRGFLGSVIVEIPVKEVRDEMITTIEEKLSKR; encoded by the coding sequence ATGACTAAAGAAAATATTAAACTTTTTTCAGAAATGCACGCTGAACCAAGCTGGTTGGCTGATCTCCGTCAAAAAGCTTTTGACAAGATTGAGACTTTGGAATTACCAGTTATTGAGCGTGTCAAATTCCACCGTTGGAATCTGGGTGATGGAACAATTACAGAAAGTGAGCCATCAGCAAACGTTCCAGATTTCACTGCACTAGATAATCACTTGAAGTTGGTGCAAGTAGGAACTCAAACTGTTTTTGAGCAAACTCCAGTTGAGTTAGCTGAACAGGGTGTTGTCTTCACAGATTTCCATACAGCTTTAGAAGAAATTCCAGAGCTTATTGAGGAATTCTTCATGTCATCTGTTAAATATGACGATGATAAGTTGGCAGCCTACCATACAGCTTATTTCAACAGTGGTGCTGTTCTCTACATTCCTGATAATGTTGAGATTAAAGAACCAATCGAAGGAATTTTCTATCAAGACAGCGATAGTGATGTGCCGTTTAACAAGCATATTATGATTATCGCTGGTAAAAATTCTAAGATTAGTTATCTGGAGCGTTTAGAGTCACGCGGTGAAGGAAGTGCCAAAGCAACTGCAAACATTACTGTTGAAGTAATTGCACGTTCTGGTGCTCAAGTGAAGTTTGCTGCGATCGACCGTCTAGGTGAAAACGTCACTGCTTACATTAGCCGTCGTGGTAAATTAGGCAACGATGCAAGCATTGACTGGGCAATCGGTGTCATGAACGAAGGAAACGTCGTTGCGGATTTTGATAGTGACTTGATTGGTAATGGTAGCCATGCCGACCTTAAAGTGGTAGCTCTTTCAAGTGGCCGTCAGGTACAAGGGATTGATACCCGAGTAACTAACTATGGTTGCAATTCAATCGGAAATATCCTCCAACATGGGGTTATTCTTGAAAAAGCAACCTTGACCTTCAATGGTATTGGCCACATTATTAAGGGTGCTAAGGGGGCAGATGCGCAACAAGAGAGCCGTGTTCTCATGCTTTCAGACCAAGCGCGTTCAGATGCCAATCCAATTCTTTTGATTGATGAAAATGACGTAACTGCAGGACACGCGGCTTCTATAGGTCAGGTAGATCCAGAAGATATGTATTACCTCATGAGCCGTGGCTTGGATAAGGCAACTGCAGAACGCTTGGTTGTTCGTGGTTTCCTTGGATCTGTTATCGTTGAGATTCCAGTCAAGGAAGTTCGTGATGAAATGATTACAACTATCGAAGAAAAATTGTCAAAACGCTAA
- the sufC gene encoding Fe-S cluster assembly ATPase SufC — protein sequence MSVLEIKDLHVEIEGKEILKGVNLTLKTGEIAAIMGPNGTGKSTLSAAIMGNPNYEVTKGEVLFDGVNILELEVDERARMGLFLAMQYPSEIPGITNAEFLRAAMNAGKEDDEKISVRAFITKLDEKMELLNMKEEMAERYLNEGFSGGEKKRNEILQLLMLEPTFALLDEIDSGLDIDALKVVSKGVNAMRGEGFGAMIITHYQRLLNYITPDVVHVMMEGRVVLSGGPELAARLEREGYAKLAEELGYDYKEEL from the coding sequence ATGTCAGTATTAGAGATCAAAGATCTTCACGTTGAGATTGAAGGAAAAGAAATTTTAAAAGGGGTTAACCTGACCCTGAAAACAGGCGAAATCGCCGCTATCATGGGACCAAATGGTACTGGTAAATCGACTCTTTCTGCCGCTATCATGGGAAATCCAAACTATGAAGTTACCAAAGGTGAGGTCTTGTTTGATGGCGTAAACATCCTTGAGTTGGAAGTGGACGAGCGTGCGCGTATGGGACTTTTCCTTGCTATGCAATACCCATCAGAAATTCCTGGTATTACTAACGCTGAGTTTCTTCGTGCAGCTATGAATGCTGGTAAGGAAGACGATGAGAAGATTTCAGTTCGTGCGTTTATCACTAAATTGGATGAGAAGATGGAATTGCTCAACATGAAAGAAGAAATGGCAGAGCGTTACCTCAACGAAGGTTTCTCTGGTGGTGAGAAAAAACGCAATGAAATTCTTCAACTTTTGATGTTGGAACCAACTTTTGCCCTTTTGGACGAGATTGACTCTGGTCTTGATATTGACGCTCTTAAAGTCGTGTCGAAAGGTGTTAATGCCATGCGTGGTGAAGGTTTTGGTGCTATGATTATCACTCACTACCAACGTCTTTTGAACTACATCACACCAGACGTGGTACATGTGATGATGGAAGGGCGTGTTGTCCTTTCTGGTGGTCCAGAATTGGCTGCACGTTTGGAACGTGAAGGATACGCAAAACTAGCTGAAGAACTTGGCTACGACTACAAGGAAGAATTGTAA
- a CDS encoding cysteine desulfurase, producing MLDVEAIRKDFPILDQIVNDEPLVYLDNAATTQKPLAVLETINRYYEQDNANVHRGVHTLAERATASYEAARETVRKFINAGSTKEVLFTRGTTTSLNWVARFAEEVLTEGDQVLISVMEHHSNIIPWQEACRKTGAELVYVYLKDGALDMDDLRAKLTDKVKFVSLAHASNILGVVSPIKEITQLAHQVGAVMVVDGAQSTPHMKIDVQDLDVDFFAFSGHKMAGPTGIGVLYGKEKYLEQMSPIEFGGEMIDFVYEQSASWKELPWKFEAGTPNMAGAIGLATAVDYLEKIGMDAIEAHEQELISYVFPKLQAIEGLTIYGSQDLAQRSGVIAFNLGDLHPHDLATALDYEGVAVRAGHHCAQPLLQYLDVPATARASFYIYNTKADCDKLVDALQKTKEFFNGTF from the coding sequence ATGTTAGATGTAGAAGCGATTCGCAAGGATTTTCCAATTTTAGACCAGATTGTCAACGATGAACCTTTGGTTTATCTGGATAATGCCGCGACGACACAAAAACCACTAGCAGTTCTGGAAACGATTAACCGTTATTATGAGCAGGACAATGCCAATGTTCATCGTGGCGTTCATACCTTGGCAGAAAGGGCAACAGCTTCCTATGAAGCTGCTCGTGAAACCGTTCGTAAGTTTATCAATGCAGGCTCTACAAAGGAAGTTCTCTTTACGAGGGGAACGACAACCAGTCTTAACTGGGTAGCACGCTTTGCAGAGGAAGTCTTGACTGAGGGAGATCAAGTTTTGATTTCTGTCATGGAACACCATTCCAATATCATTCCTTGGCAAGAGGCCTGCCGCAAGACTGGAGCTGAGCTTGTCTATGTCTATCTCAAGGATGGTGCTCTGGATATGGATGATTTACGAGCTAAATTGACTGATAAAGTCAAGTTTGTTTCGCTAGCTCACGCCTCAAATATTCTTGGTGTGGTCAGTCCAATCAAAGAAATCACTCAATTGGCCCACCAAGTGGGAGCCGTCATGGTGGTGGATGGTGCTCAGTCTACACCCCATATGAAGATTGATGTCCAGGATTTGGATGTTGACTTCTTTGCCTTTTCAGGTCACAAGATGGCGGGTCCAACTGGTATCGGTGTTCTTTACGGCAAAGAAAAGTATCTAGAACAAATGTCACCAATTGAATTCGGCGGCGAAATGATTGATTTCGTTTATGAGCAGTCTGCTAGCTGGAAGGAATTGCCTTGGAAATTCGAGGCAGGAACTCCTAATATGGCAGGTGCTATCGGACTAGCTACTGCAGTAGATTATCTAGAAAAAATTGGTATGGATGCGATTGAAGCTCATGAACAGGAGTTAATCTCTTACGTCTTTCCAAAACTGCAGGCTATTGAAGGTTTGACCATTTACGGTTCACAGGATTTAGCACAACGTTCGGGTGTAATTGCCTTTAACCTAGGCGACCTTCATCCTCACGACCTTGCGACTGCTTTGGATTATGAAGGAGTGGCTGTTCGAGCAGGTCACCACTGCGCCCAACCCTTGCTTCAGTATTTGGATGTCCCAGCAACAGCTCGCGCAAGTTTTTATATCTACAATACCAAGGCAGATTGCGACAAGCTAGTCGATGCTTTACAAAAGACAAAGGAGTTTTTCAATGGCACTTTCTAA
- the sufU gene encoding Fe-S cluster assembly sulfur transfer protein SufU, whose amino-acid sequence MALSKLDSLYMAVVADHSKNPHHQGKLEDAEQISLNNPTCGDVINLSVKFDADDRLEDIAFLNSGCTISTASASMMTDAVLGRTKQEILELATIFSEMVQGQKDERQDQLGDAAFLSGVAKFPQRIKCATLAWNALKKTIENQENK is encoded by the coding sequence ATGGCACTTTCTAAACTAGATAGTCTTTATATGGCAGTGGTAGCGGACCATTCGAAAAATCCACATCATCAAGGGAAGTTAGAAGACGCTGAACAAATCAGTCTCAACAATCCGACCTGTGGGGATGTGATTAATCTCTCCGTCAAGTTTGATGCAGATGACCGCTTGGAGGATATCGCTTTTCTAAACTCAGGTTGTACCATCTCAACTGCCTCTGCTAGCATGATGACAGATGCAGTTTTAGGCAGAACTAAACAAGAAATTTTAGAACTTGCGACTATTTTTTCTGAAATGGTTCAAGGCCAAAAAGATGAACGCCAAGATCAACTAGGCGATGCAGCTTTCTTGTCAGGTGTTGCCAAATTCCCTCAACGAATCAAGTGTGCAACCTTAGCTTGGAACGCCCTCAAGAAAACAATTGAAAATCAAGAAAACAAGTAA
- a CDS encoding DUF3272 domain-containing protein — translation MNRQQFIIIALFTAAETYFFNEAWMTGRYIMAAFWAILLFRNFRVSYLMGKIVDVIDQHLKGKD, via the coding sequence AATTTATTATCATCGCGCTGTTTACAGCTGCTGAGACCTATTTTTTCAATGAAGCATGGATGACTGGTCGTTATATTATGGCAGCCTTTTGGGCCATTTTGCTCTTTAGAAATTTCCGAGTTAGTTACTTGATGGGCAAGATTGTAGACGTCATTGACCAGCATTTAAAAGGAAAAGACTAG